In Capsicum annuum cultivar UCD-10X-F1 unplaced genomic scaffold, UCD10Xv1.1 ctg3156, whole genome shotgun sequence, a single genomic region encodes these proteins:
- the LOC107869187 gene encoding 101 kDa malaria antigen-like has protein sequence MDEPFPIPRILRWNSIKSDQIIEGDYKGKFTENVHPYIIPTVRETKMDCMITFKPYTDEVKNNVLDRLKKELERATVLISNKDSNDDGDLGGNLVEIRVGDDNSPSTSKDAVGTSSPRNLHKRVAVLEEALLDIIAYIREKRLKKKEKDERQHEQVHMNLHELERNEKVEKRSKMDELATVVTEEEQEEEKKVEEEEMEEDKSQEESVKEAAIVKEEKVEKEAV, from the exons ATGGATGAGCCCTTTCCCATTCCCCGCATCCTCAGATGGAACTCTATAAAAAGTGACCAGATAATCGAAGGCGACTACAAAGGAAAAtttaccgag aacgtgcacccgtacatcatccctactgttcGTGAGACGAAGATGGATTGCATGATTACGTTTAAGCCATATACGGacgaggtgaagaataacgtcctcgatcgtttaaagaaagagttagaaAGGGCGACTGTCCTTATTTCAAATAAGGACAGTAATGATGAtggggatttgggtggtaacctCGTTGAAATACGCGTTGGTGATGATAATTCACCGAGCACGTCGAAAGATGCAGTGGGAACCTCATCCCCTAGGAATCTTCATAAGCGTGTTGCTGTTCTTGAGGAAGCGTTGTTGGATATTATTGCCTATATCAGAGAGAAAAgactgaagaaaaaggaaaaggatgaGCGACAACATGAGCAAG TGCATATGAACCTTCATGAATTAGAGAGGaatgaaaaagtagaaaaaagaagcaaaatggatgagttggccaCTGTTGTGACGGAAGaggaacaagaagaagaaaagaaggttgaagaagaagaaatggaagaagataAAAGCCAAGAAGAAAGTGTAAAAGAAGCAGCTAtagtgaaagaagaaaaagttgaaaaagaagcaGTGTAA